From the genome of Streptacidiphilus rugosus AM-16, one region includes:
- a CDS encoding helix-turn-helix domain-containing protein — protein MAETLKKGSRVTGAAREKLATELKKKYDSGASIRALAEETGRSYGFVHRMLSESGVSLRGRGGATRGKAKAVAATGS, from the coding sequence GTGGCCGAGACTCTGAAAAAGGGCAGCCGGGTGACTGGTGCCGCACGGGAGAAGCTCGCGACCGAGCTCAAGAAGAAGTACGACTCCGGTGCGAGTATCCGCGCGCTGGCGGAGGAGACGGGTCGTTCCTACGGCTTCGTTCACCGCATGCTCAGCGAGTCCGGAGTTTCCCTGCGCGGCCGTGGCGGAGCCACTCGCGGCAAGGCCAAGGCCGTCGCCGCAACCGGTTCCTGA
- a CDS encoding ABC-F family ATP-binding cassette domain-containing protein, protein MIAANDIELRAGARILIESASFRVAAGDRIGLVGRNGAGKTTLTKVLAGEGQPAGGTVTRSGEIGYLPQDPRTGDLDVLARDRILSARGLDEVLRKMRINEEKMANGKGATREQAMKKYSNLETTFLTKGGYAAEAEAATIAASLGLPDRVLGQPLHTLSGGQRRRVELARILFSDSDTLLLDEPTNHLDADSILWLRDYLKSYKGGFIVISHDINLVDEVVNKVFYLDANRTCIDVYNMGWRLYLQQREADEKRRKRERANAEKKASQLNAQADKMRAKATKTVAAQNMARRAEKLLSGLEAVRQNDRVARLRFPEPAPCGKTPLTAEGLSKSYGSLEIFTDVDLAIDKGSRVVVLGLNGAGKTTLLRMLAGVEEPDTGSVVPGHGLKIGYYAQEHETLDADRTILENMRSAAPDMDLVEVRKILGSFLFTGDDVDKPAGVLSGGEKTRLALATLVVSSANVLLLDEPTNNLDPASREEILGALRSFAGAVVLVTHDEGAVTALQPERIILLPDGVEDLWNEGYADLVTLA, encoded by the coding sequence ATGATCGCCGCCAATGACATCGAACTGCGCGCGGGCGCGCGCATCCTGATCGAGTCGGCGAGCTTCCGCGTCGCCGCCGGGGACCGCATCGGCCTGGTCGGCCGCAACGGCGCGGGCAAGACGACGCTCACCAAGGTCCTCGCGGGCGAGGGCCAGCCGGCCGGCGGCACGGTCACCCGCAGCGGCGAGATCGGCTACCTCCCGCAGGACCCGCGCACCGGCGACCTCGACGTGCTCGCCAGGGATCGCATCCTCTCCGCCCGTGGCCTCGACGAGGTGCTGCGCAAGATGCGCATCAACGAGGAGAAGATGGCCAACGGCAAGGGGGCGACCCGCGAGCAGGCCATGAAGAAGTACTCCAACCTGGAGACCACCTTCCTCACCAAGGGCGGCTACGCCGCCGAGGCCGAGGCCGCGACGATCGCCGCCAGCCTGGGCCTGCCGGACCGGGTCCTCGGGCAGCCGCTGCACACCCTCTCCGGCGGTCAGCGCCGCCGTGTCGAGCTCGCCCGCATTCTCTTCTCCGACTCGGACACGCTGCTGCTGGACGAGCCGACCAACCACCTCGACGCCGACTCGATCCTGTGGCTGCGCGACTACCTGAAGTCTTACAAGGGCGGCTTCATCGTCATCTCGCACGACATCAACCTGGTCGACGAGGTCGTCAACAAGGTCTTCTACCTGGACGCCAACCGCACCTGCATCGACGTCTACAACATGGGCTGGCGGCTCTACCTCCAGCAGCGCGAGGCCGACGAGAAGCGCCGCAAGCGCGAGCGCGCGAACGCCGAGAAGAAGGCCTCGCAGCTCAACGCCCAGGCCGACAAGATGCGTGCCAAGGCGACCAAGACCGTGGCCGCGCAGAACATGGCCCGCCGCGCAGAGAAGCTGCTCTCCGGCCTGGAGGCGGTCCGCCAGAACGACCGCGTCGCCCGGCTGCGCTTCCCCGAGCCGGCCCCCTGCGGCAAGACCCCCCTGACGGCGGAGGGCCTGTCGAAGTCCTACGGCTCGCTGGAGATCTTCACCGACGTCGACCTGGCCATCGACAAGGGCTCGCGCGTCGTCGTGCTGGGCCTCAACGGCGCGGGCAAGACCACGCTGCTGCGGATGCTGGCGGGCGTCGAGGAGCCGGACACCGGCTCGGTCGTCCCCGGCCACGGGCTGAAGATCGGCTACTACGCCCAGGAGCACGAGACCCTGGACGCGGACCGGACGATCCTGGAGAACATGCGCTCGGCCGCGCCGGACATGGACCTGGTGGAGGTCCGCAAGATCCTCGGATCCTTCCTCTTCACCGGCGACGACGTCGACAAGCCCGCCGGGGTCCTCTCCGGCGGCGAGAAGACCCGGCTGGCGCTGGCCACCCTGGTCGTCTCCAGCGCGAACGTGCTGCTGCTGGACGAGCCGACCAACAACCTCGACCCGGCCAGCCGCGAGGAGATCCTCGGCGCGCTGCGGTCCTTCGCCGGTGCGGTGGTCCTGGTCACCCACGACGAGGGGGCCGTCACGGCCCTCCAGCCCGAGCGGATCATTCTGCTTCCGGACGGCGTCGAGGACCTGTGGAACGAGGGATACGCGGATCTCGTGACGCTGGCGTGA
- a CDS encoding PQQ-binding-like beta-propeller repeat protein encodes MRSAVKALSALLVVGLALLGAAAREHRPAPFGDTVAASSDPRARAVAADALRTGPGGEVQAYDRRSGLAAWSYRRAGVLPRRLVPVAGTTVAVWDDGMLTGMLPEPAAVRWHRFLPGVQARTPLLLVPLGAGETFLVMTSELVMTYNTGDGTIRTSTLPPPGCSYAASGLDAPVHLGGWVVVQRVCADGDGDRLEGFSPDGRRWQRPGTALRLAAAGDGVGLLAVPAREPDPLDPATGHSVAERVCTAR; translated from the coding sequence ATGCGTTCCGCCGTCAAAGCCCTGTCGGCCCTGCTGGTCGTGGGGCTTGCGCTGCTGGGCGCGGCAGCGAGGGAGCATCGGCCGGCGCCGTTCGGTGACACCGTCGCGGCGTCGTCCGACCCGCGGGCGCGGGCCGTCGCCGCGGACGCGCTGCGGACCGGGCCCGGGGGCGAGGTGCAGGCGTACGACCGGCGCAGCGGGCTGGCCGCGTGGAGCTACCGCAGGGCCGGCGTCCTGCCGCGCCGGCTGGTGCCGGTGGCCGGCACCACCGTCGCGGTCTGGGACGACGGCATGCTGACCGGGATGCTGCCGGAGCCGGCGGCCGTCCGCTGGCACCGGTTCCTGCCGGGGGTGCAAGCCAGGACGCCGCTGCTGCTGGTGCCGCTGGGCGCGGGAGAAACGTTCCTGGTGATGACCTCCGAGCTGGTGATGACCTACAACACGGGCGACGGCACCATCCGCACCTCGACGCTGCCGCCGCCCGGCTGCTCCTACGCCGCGTCCGGTCTCGACGCGCCGGTGCACCTCGGCGGCTGGGTGGTGGTCCAGCGCGTCTGCGCCGACGGCGACGGCGACCGGTTGGAGGGTTTCAGTCCCGACGGCCGCCGCTGGCAGCGCCCGGGGACGGCGCTCCGGCTGGCCGCGGCGGGGGACGGGGTCGGCCTGCTGGCCGTGCCCGCGCGCGAGCCGGACCCCCTGGATCCGGCCACCGGGCATTCCGTCGCAGAACGCGTTTGCACGGCCCGTTAG
- a CDS encoding YnfA family protein — protein sequence MTIARSVPLFLLAAVLEIGGAWLVWQGVREHRGWAWIGAGVIALGAYGFVATLQPDSHFGRILAAYGGVFVAGSLAWGMVFDHYRPDRFDVIGALVCLVGVGLIMYAPRGR from the coding sequence ATGACGATCGCACGCTCTGTCCCGCTGTTCCTGCTCGCCGCCGTCCTGGAGATCGGCGGGGCGTGGCTGGTGTGGCAGGGCGTGCGTGAGCACCGCGGCTGGGCCTGGATCGGCGCGGGGGTCATCGCCCTCGGCGCGTACGGCTTCGTCGCCACCCTCCAGCCCGACTCCCACTTCGGCCGCATCCTGGCCGCCTACGGCGGCGTCTTCGTGGCCGGCTCCCTGGCCTGGGGCATGGTCTTCGACCACTACCGCCCCGACCGCTTCGACGTCATCGGCGCCCTGGTCTGCCTCGTCGGCGTCGGCCTCATCATGTACGCCCCCCGCGGGCGGTAG
- a CDS encoding GNAT family N-acetyltransferase, translating to MTTVVRSEASGAAGAPPAVETVVLRDERALDVLAEEWDELQEHSPGATPFQCHAWLSSWWHSYGRPGRLRLVTVRRDGRLIALAPLYRDGVALRPLGAELTDFHDVLLDADHLDEAAAALAAALAEELRAPFSRLDLGEVRADAAVHRLAPHWPRARRQLPASLVQHLPGVPMEELLTRLPGRTAQRTKVKLRKLAAAGVEVRSVPPWEAPEAVDRMLALHALQWRERGATPEHMRERFARHLRAAATGMAASGRATLREYRLDGRLIACDLMLQSHAMAALYVYGVHPEARERVDIAGMLFGESLAQAVRTGCAELSLLRGDEPYKQRWRPDPTRNERLLLGSTTAVVPVAAAARATARAKAFARTRLPWLRSVRSRLRVLAQGRAASGADSGSRTA from the coding sequence ATGACCACGGTCGTCCGGTCCGAGGCGTCCGGCGCGGCCGGGGCGCCCCCGGCCGTGGAGACGGTGGTGCTGCGCGACGAGCGTGCCCTGGACGTCCTCGCGGAGGAGTGGGACGAGCTCCAGGAGCACAGCCCGGGGGCGACGCCCTTCCAGTGCCACGCCTGGCTCTCCTCCTGGTGGCACAGCTACGGGCGGCCGGGCCGGCTGCGGCTGGTGACGGTCCGTCGGGACGGGAGGCTGATCGCGCTCGCCCCGCTGTACCGGGACGGCGTGGCCCTGCGCCCGCTCGGCGCGGAGCTGACCGACTTCCACGACGTGCTGCTCGACGCCGACCACCTGGACGAGGCCGCCGCCGCGCTCGCCGCCGCGCTGGCCGAGGAGCTGCGTGCGCCCTTCTCCCGGCTCGACCTCGGCGAGGTCCGCGCGGACGCGGCGGTCCACCGGCTGGCCCCGCACTGGCCGCGCGCGCGGCGGCAGCTGCCCGCGTCGCTGGTCCAGCACCTGCCCGGGGTCCCGATGGAGGAGCTGCTGACGCGACTGCCGGGCCGGACCGCGCAGCGCACCAAGGTGAAGCTCCGCAAGCTCGCCGCGGCGGGCGTCGAGGTGCGCAGCGTGCCGCCGTGGGAGGCGCCCGAGGCCGTCGACCGGATGCTCGCGCTGCACGCCCTGCAGTGGCGCGAGCGCGGCGCGACGCCCGAGCACATGCGCGAACGCTTCGCCAGGCACCTGCGCGCGGCGGCCACCGGCATGGCCGCGAGCGGGCGGGCCACGCTGCGGGAGTACCGGCTCGACGGACGGCTGATCGCCTGCGACCTGATGCTGCAGAGCCACGCCATGGCCGCGCTCTACGTCTACGGCGTGCACCCCGAGGCACGGGAGCGGGTCGACATCGCCGGGATGCTGTTCGGCGAGTCGCTCGCCCAGGCCGTCCGCACCGGCTGCGCGGAGCTGAGCCTGCTGCGCGGCGACGAGCCGTACAAGCAGCGCTGGCGCCCGGACCCGACGCGCAACGAGCGGCTGCTGCTCGGCTCGACGACGGCGGTGGTCCCGGTGGCGGCGGCCGCGCGGGCCACGGCCCGCGCCAAGGCCTTCGCCCGGACCCGCCTGCCGTGGCTCAGGTCGGTGCGCTCCAGGCTCCGCGTCCTGGCCCAGGGCCGGGCCGCGTCCGGTGCGGATTCCGGGTCGCGGACTGCCTAG
- a CDS encoding Wzz/FepE/Etk N-terminal domain-containing protein codes for MPDSEKQSAPAHAAPAAPSSASAERRSTVLRAALRKWWPLLVAVPAGAVAGGGYALVATPQYQADAYVMVVADQGADSATAVSFAQAYGRVVAQPEILAAAAAETGVPVRELTAQVQAQTSPDAPMIQITGTATGAGAAAREANAVARSLVAFGNATTKQTHVRMMAFAQAAAPATASTPSRSLDVAVGGAAGVLLGSLALLARPGAGGTGRTAREREEPAGRERADGAPLPEQQREKAGAGA; via the coding sequence GTGCCCGATAGCGAGAAGCAGAGCGCGCCCGCACACGCAGCACCCGCGGCCCCCTCGTCCGCGTCGGCGGAACGGCGCAGCACCGTCCTGCGGGCGGCCCTGCGCAAGTGGTGGCCGCTGCTGGTGGCGGTGCCCGCGGGCGCCGTGGCGGGCGGCGGCTACGCCCTCGTGGCCACGCCGCAGTACCAGGCGGACGCCTACGTGATGGTGGTGGCCGACCAGGGCGCGGACAGCGCGACCGCGGTCAGCTTCGCCCAGGCGTACGGCCGGGTCGTGGCGCAGCCGGAGATCCTGGCCGCCGCGGCGGCCGAGACCGGCGTCCCGGTCAGGGAGCTGACCGCGCAGGTCCAGGCGCAGACCTCGCCGGACGCGCCGATGATCCAGATCACCGGAACCGCGACCGGCGCCGGGGCGGCGGCGAGGGAGGCCAACGCGGTGGCCCGCTCGCTGGTCGCCTTCGGCAACGCGACGACGAAGCAGACGCATGTGCGGATGATGGCCTTCGCCCAGGCCGCCGCGCCGGCCACGGCGTCCACCCCCTCCCGCAGCCTCGACGTCGCCGTCGGCGGAGCGGCGGGCGTGCTGCTCGGCAGCCTCGCCCTGCTGGCCCGGCCGGGCGCCGGCGGCACCGGTCGCACCGCGCGCGAGCGCGAGGAGCCGGCCGGCCGCGAGCGCGCCGACGGTGCGCCCCTGCCCGAGCAGCAGCGCGAGAAGGCCGGGGCGGGCGCATGA